Genomic window (Candidatus Omnitrophota bacterium):
ATCAACTTGGCTACCAGCGAATCGTAATGCGGGGCAATATCATACCCCTGGTATATATGCGTGTCCACCCGGACGCCCGGTCCGCCGGGCAGGTTCAACATCTCGACCTTGCCGGGGCAGGGCATAAAATTGTTCTCGTAATCCTCTGCGTTTATACGGCATTCGATCGCCGCGCCGTTAACCCTGATATCCTCCTGTTTGAGGTTCAATCTCTCCCCGGCAGCGATCCTTATCTGCTCCTTGATCAGGTCTATGCCGGTTACCGCCTCGGTTACCGGATGTTCCACCTGGATCCGAGTGTTCATCTCCATAAAATAAAAATTCTTGTGAATATCCATCAGGAATTCCATGGTCCCGGCGTTAACGTAATTCACCGCCTTGGCCGCTTTTACCGCCAACTCGCCCAATTTCTTGCGGGTCTTGCTGTCCACCATGGTCGAAGGGGCTTCCTCCAGCAGCTTCTGATGCCGGCGCTGGATACTGCAGTCCCTTTCACCCAGGTAAAGCACGTGGCCATACTGATCCGCCAGCAGTTGTATCTCCACGTGGCGCGGTTTCTCGATATATTTTTCGATATAGACATTGGGATTGCCGAAATTAGCCTCGGCCTCGGAACGGGCGGTCATAAAACTGCTGGCCAAAGTTATATCATTATGGCAGATGCGCATGCCTTTTCCGCCGCCGCCCGCCACTGCCTTGATAATAACCGGGTAACCGATCTTCTGCGCGGTCTTTAAAGCCTCTTCTTTTGTCTTAACGGCGCCCAGGCTCCCCGGGACTACCGGAAGCCCGACCTTTTGCACGGTGGTGCGCGCGCACATCTTATCGCCCATCATCTTGATATTTTCCGCGGTAGGACCGATGAATTTTATATGGCAGGACTCGCAGATCTCCGCGAAGTGGCTGTTTTCCGCCAGAAAACCATAGCCGGGATGGATCGCCTCAACATCGGTTATCTCAGCAGCGCTGATGATCGCCGGGATATTAAGGTAACTTTTGCTGCTGGCCGCCTGGCCGATACAAATGGCCTCATCGGCAAAACGCACATGCATGGAATTCTTATCCGGCTCGGAATAAACCGCCACCGACCGTATCCCCAACTCCCGGCAGGCGCGGATTATCCTTAAGGCTATCTCACCGCGGTTCGCTATTAGTATTTTAGAGAACATTTTAGACAGGCTCGATTATGAACATTGACTGGCCGTATTCCACAGGCTCGGCGTTGTCAACCAGGACTTCCACAAGTTTACCCCTAACCTCGGATTTTATTTCGTTCATCAGCTTCATCGCTTCGATGATGCAGACCACCTGGCCCGGCTCGATCACCTGGCCCACCTCGCAGTAAGGCGGCGCCTCCGGCGAAGGCGCACGATAGAACGTCCCGACCATAGGCGCCTTGATCTCCAAGGCCTTTGTGGAAGCCTTGTCGTTCGGCGCAGGGGCGGCATTAGCCGGCTCCGCCTGGCTGATATTCTGGCGCTCGATGACTATCGGGCCGCTGTAGTTATCGTTGGCGGCAGCGGCTTTCTTCAACCGGATGCGCATGCCGTCCTTTTCGATCTCCAGCTCCACCAGGCTGTTCTCGCTCATAAGATTCAGCATTTCCTTGATCTCTTTTACGTTCATTTAAACCCCTTTGTCTTGTGGCAGGCTTAAAAAGTTACTGGTTTACCCGTTCCACATATGAACCGGTGCGCGTATCCACTTTGATCACATCCCCGGCATCGATAAAAAGCGGCACCTGGACATTCGCCCCGGTATCTATAGCAGCGGGCTTTGTCCCGCTTTTAGCGGTATCGCCCTTAATACCCGGCTCTGTATGGGTGATCTTGAACTCTATGAAATTCGGAAGATTTACGTATAAGACGGATTCCTTGTAATAATAAGCTTTTACCTCCAGGTTATCCTTTAGGAACTTGACCTGATCCCCCAGCTTATCCTCCTCAATGCCTACTTCCTCGTAATTCTCCTGGTCCATAAAATGATACATATCCCCGGAAGAATACTGGAACTGCAGTTTTCTTTCTTCGATATACGCCTCTTCGATCTTTTCATCGCCGCGGAATGTCTGTTCCAGGACGTTGTTATTGCGCAGATTACGCATCTTGGTGCGCACGAACGCCGCGCCCTTGCCGGGCTTGACGTGTTGGAAATCTATGACCATATAGACATTGTTATCGACGAGAATAGTTACGCCGTTCTTTATTTCATTTATTGAGAGAGCCACTGATAACCTCGCTTCCTTTCCTGGTCACTAAAACCATGTCTTCAATCCTGATACCGAACTTCCCCGGGATGTAGATCGCCGGTTCCACGGTAAATACCATACCAGCCTGAAGCTTTTTTATCTGTTTTCCGCCGATATGCGGGGCTTCATGGATCTCCAGGCCCAGACCATGGCCCAGCCCGTGCCCGAAATACCCGCCGTATCCTTTTTTCTCTATATGATCCCTGGCCAGGCTGTCGATCCTGCTTATGGGCGCGCCCGGCCTTATCCCGGAGATCGCCCGTTTCTGGGCTTCCAGGACTATTCTATATATATTGCCCACAAGAGTATTCATTTTACCCAACAAGATTACCCTTGTCAAGTCTGATTTATACCCCTGGTAATCAACCCCCATATCCAGGAATACCGGTTCATTATCCTTGATCCTGCGCTGCGAAGTGATATGGTGCGGAAAGCTGGAATTCGGGCCGCTGGCCACGATTATGTCAAAAGCCGCGCTCCCGGCGCCCCGATAACGGATAAACCGCTCCAGCTCGGCAGCCACCTCGATTTCTTTGACCCCGGGCCGTATGTATTCCCGGATGAATTCAAAGGCCTCCATAGTTATGGCGCAGGCTTTTCTGATCCTGGCGATCTCTTCCGCTGTCTTTATCTGCCTTAATTCCTCGACCAAACCCCAGGTAGGCGCCAGGCCTATGGGATCAGGCAATTCTTTGCGGATCTGCCGGTATTCGGCGTACGGAAGATGCCTTTCCTCAAAACCCAGGCATTTAACCTTGAGACCCCGGCAAGCTTCAGCTATCTTCCTGAAAACAGACCCGCTTACCGGTTCAACCGCGCAGCCCGTAAGGTGCTTCCTGGCTTCGGCAGTATAACGCGAATCCGTAAAATAAACGTTTTTTCGCGAAGATACCAAAAGGTAAGAATCCCTGCTGGGGTATCCGCAGAGGTATGAACAATTAGCGTCAGAAGACAAAAGCAAACCGTCAATATTGTCCTTAGCCAGGCTGCGGTAAATATTGGTTATCTTAGGGTTCATTCAAGGCCTATGAGATCAAGTCCAGAAGCGCTTCCAGCCCCAACAAATAGCTTTTCGCGCCAAAACCCATAATCGTCCCTTTAACGACGGGGCTGACCAGGGATTTTTGCCGGAATTCCTCGCGGCAATATATATTGGAAAGGTGCACTTCCACAGCCGTGACGCCGCAGGCAGCCAAGGCGTCGCGGATAGCGATGCTGGTATGGGTATAAGCGGCCGGATTGATCAGTATACCGCCGAAGGATCCGGACTTCGCCTTGCCGATCAGATCAACGATCTTGCCTTCATGATTTGACTGGACTATGGTAAGCTTAGCTTTCTTGCGCAGGCCCGCCTTTTTAAGGCTTTCGTTTATCTGCTTCAGGGTAACCTTGCCGTAAACAGCCGGCTCGCGGGTTCCCAACAAGTCAAGGTTCGGGCCGTGTATTACGAGTATTTTCTTCATTTATTTCTCCGCTTCGTCGATCAGCATCACCGGGATGCCGTCCTTTACCGGGTATTTCCTGTTGCATTTGACACAGACGATCTTGTTTTCCTTAAGTTCGACATCGCCTTTACAAAACGGGCAGGCCAGTATATCCAAAAGTTCCTTATCGATCATTTAGAACCTCCTTGTGTACAAACACAACACCGGCGTACATTCCGATTACGCCGGGTGCAAAT
Coding sequences:
- the accC gene encoding acetyl-CoA carboxylase biotin carboxylase subunit: MFSKILIANRGEIALRIIRACRELGIRSVAVYSEPDKNSMHVRFADEAICIGQAASSKSYLNIPAIISAAEITDVEAIHPGYGFLAENSHFAEICESCHIKFIGPTAENIKMMGDKMCARTTVQKVGLPVVPGSLGAVKTKEEALKTAQKIGYPVIIKAVAGGGGKGMRICHNDITLASSFMTARSEAEANFGNPNVYIEKYIEKPRHVEIQLLADQYGHVLYLGERDCSIQRRHQKLLEEAPSTMVDSKTRKKLGELAVKAAKAVNYVNAGTMEFLMDIHKNFYFMEMNTRIQVEHPVTEAVTGIDLIKEQIRIAAGERLNLKQEDIRVNGAAIECRINAEDYENNFMPCPGKVEMLNLPGGPGVRVDTHIYQGYDIAPHYDSLVAKLIVHGKDRKEAISIMRRALNEFNIGPIKTTIPFHIRVLDNPLFIKGDISTHFVQEMLAEGQESDAE
- the accB gene encoding acetyl-CoA carboxylase biotin carboxyl carrier protein — its product is MNVKEIKEMLNLMSENSLVELEIEKDGMRIRLKKAAAANDNYSGPIVIERQNISQAEPANAAPAPNDKASTKALEIKAPMVGTFYRAPSPEAPPYCEVGQVIEPGQVVCIIEAMKLMNEIKSEVRGKLVEVLVDNAEPVEYGQSMFIIEPV
- the efp gene encoding elongation factor P, which produces MVIDFQHVKPGKGAAFVRTKMRNLRNNNVLEQTFRGDEKIEEAYIEERKLQFQYSSGDMYHFMDQENYEEVGIEEDKLGDQVKFLKDNLEVKAYYYKESVLYVNLPNFIEFKITHTEPGIKGDTAKSGTKPAAIDTGANVQVPLFIDAGDVIKVDTRTGSYVERVNQ
- a CDS encoding Xaa-Pro peptidase family protein; translated protein: MNPKITNIYRSLAKDNIDGLLLSSDANCSYLCGYPSRDSYLLVSSRKNVYFTDSRYTAEARKHLTGCAVEPVSGSVFRKIAEACRGLKVKCLGFEERHLPYAEYRQIRKELPDPIGLAPTWGLVEELRQIKTAEEIARIRKACAITMEAFEFIREYIRPGVKEIEVAAELERFIRYRGAGSAAFDIIVASGPNSSFPHHITSQRRIKDNEPVFLDMGVDYQGYKSDLTRVILLGKMNTLVGNIYRIVLEAQKRAISGIRPGAPISRIDSLARDHIEKKGYGGYFGHGLGHGLGLEIHEAPHIGGKQIKKLQAGMVFTVEPAIYIPGKFGIRIEDMVLVTRKGSEVISGSLNK
- the aroQ gene encoding type II 3-dehydroquinate dehydratase, giving the protein MKKILVIHGPNLDLLGTREPAVYGKVTLKQINESLKKAGLRKKAKLTIVQSNHEGKIVDLIGKAKSGSFGGILINPAAYTHTSIAIRDALAACGVTAVEVHLSNIYCREEFRQKSLVSPVVKGTIMGFGAKSYLLGLEALLDLIS
- a CDS encoding Trm112 family protein, with product MIDKELLDILACPFCKGDVELKENKIVCVKCNRKYPVKDGIPVMLIDEAEK